A window of Benincasa hispida cultivar B227 chromosome 9, ASM972705v1, whole genome shotgun sequence genomic DNA:
catagtaggactatgatgtattgttcattagatggatcaatgatacttaaggagttagatgtaactacaaggggaaaaatggtaaattagcccagctatacttacgagcgatccgtgaagggttattgtactattgactggttatatacgatggacacaaaaatatatctgtggtaagaagagtgcagctgtcggtctttagtgaagtgcctgacagttaacggatggcggatctcgtgattaaagagtttaatcagttattcacgtaccgttaaaGTTTCAAGCCACatgtccataagatccccttggtagcgcaatggattcaagttgagaatcaatttttgggtcagtttgaagtgttcaaattgacaagagggagtttgattgtatatgatatgattaaactaatttagttatatatgatataattgatatgatgtatgagatacattaattggagaaatttgacataaatatgatttatatcaagtaaaggagaaaagaattttgttttaaatgttacatatgatgtgatattaaaactataggttataaatataatatgataagttagttattatatttatttataattaaaacaattatacgATAATTGTAGATGGTTTCTTCTTTAACTGTGCgtgaagtgggaggttatgttcagttttcataactgaaggataaaaatgaaaaatgttttcattttgtaaggtTTTATTAAGTGTATGACTATTTGTTTAGCTAACTAGAGACCGTGTGACAACCTTCTAAGCGAGagcctaaacgattgtgtacacgCGCCattctctacacgatcgtgtagctttttactaaacgatcgcgtggctAGAAAGATTCACTAAActatcgtgtaaacgatcaagtctgtttttcctaaacgatcgtgtacctgctgggttttactaaacgatcaagtacaaAGTCTAAACGATAGACAGACAGTATACTCTCTCACTTACTTGGTCGTATAGTTCGATTATTgtttcctccatccctctacaaatccaacagagcccacacctcctggattctcactccgagaataccaaggttactgagtggtggtgtctaagaAGTTACTTGTCTATGGAGAAGATTGTTTGTGATTGACCAAACGATTGGTTAGACGATCGTAGAGACAACAAGAAGTTGTTGGTCCAAGTCTTCATGTGAGCGAGAGATCtctagaagaaaagttcttcaaaggtttgtctCTCGTCCCTTTTGCTATTAATTATTAAAGTATGCCGTAATTTATTCTGAAATacataactagtttgtatgtttgtgaatgcttgtaattctgtcacaataaatttggatcgatcgtgcttctgctcatgggttctctttgataaaagttccttcaaggCAAAGCATATAGACGGTGTTGGTATTAACCTGTTTGTATTGGGGGTCTTATACCCACCTTGACTGTTTTGATCAAGGAAGGATGTACCATTCTCGAGTATTGTTTGTTTCTCTTCTATTCATCAGATCTCCACGATTGACATCAACACCACGTCATAATTGGTTAATAATTTCAATTGACGATTTTTAATTGGGATTTTCACACTTTAATCTAAATCGGTTTCTTTCTTCATGAATGCAATTATTTAGACGAAGTTTTGGAATAATCAGGTAAATAGCAGTAATTACactatcatttgaaaaaatagcaaaaaacgGAGTAGTTTTGAATTATATCAAAATACATGGAGATCACGTGAGTCAAACTTTTGGAAATCCTAAAATGCTCTTATCGTCTCTTTAATTGCAATCTAATTAATTCACATTTGTATTGATGAGACTATAATTACTTCAACTATATATTCCAGCAGACTTTCAACGCTAACTAACTTGATTATTTCAAGCGGATAATCATCCTTAAATCTTGCGATTTTAGCTGTTATGAATTTATGTATCAAATTTAAtacttattttgaattttcaaatcttctacaacaactaattttaaaatattcgtttgaaatttaaatgatcatattatattaattatctgaactgaaatttattgtttttattatacttTCTATTAAACTTAATCAAGATTCAcagttttaaaatacttttgaacattatatttattatccttttgtttcaaacataaaatattagaatacaacACGTCGCCCTAGCTTTCTTCACCCTCTTGACGTTTTCGACGGCTGTTAAACAATTAAGAGTTTTGTTCAATGGTAAGTGAGATGAAAACAACTACTATCATGACTTCCGATTTATTGAAGTTTCTGTTGCTTCAAACACATCTTTTAAATATCTTGTCGATCTAATCCAATCTAAGGTTTTTTCAACTTCTGAATATATTATTTCTTGGTCAACAATGTATCGAGATGACTGCAGAAATCCTAATGTGATTAGAATTTTGGAAGATAAAGATGTGAAATCCTAATGTGATTAGAATCGTGGAAGACAATTGACGACATACTTTGCAAGATGAAAGACTCGGCTCAATCAACTACTACCAATAGTTCAAGTTACAAAGTCTCTTTTTCCAAAGTGATTCCTATCAAGCCATTGTGAAAAGGTAGGCCAAGCATATAGACGGTATTGGTATTAACCTATGTGCCTTTGAGGTCTTATACCTACATTGATTGATTCGATCAAGGAAGGATATACCATCATCGAATATTGTTTGTTTATCTTCTATTCATCAAATCTCCACGATTGATATTAACACCACATCATGATTGGTTAGTAATTTCATATGACAATTTTTAATTGGGATTTTCACACTCTAATCTAAATCGGTTTCTTTATTCATGAATGCaattatttagataaagtttttattagTCAGCCTTCACTTTCTAAACTAATATTTTGGTCTAGAACCAAGAAAAAGTATTGTTACAGAATTTTTGGTAAATTCAAAAATGATGTAGATGGTTTGGTTGAGTGATTTTCAATTGcattgtatttgtttttaagtttaGTGTATTTGTTGGGCGTAGTTCTGAAACTAATTACACTGTATTTGTAGGTCACATAAATATCTCATTATAAGTATCGtaaaaaactttcaaaagatATTTGACGACTACAAAACCTTCATCCAAATTACggtgtaattaatttttctttaacccTAAAACGTCCCCATCTGGACTTTTAGAATTTTGAGTAGAGTGGAGGAAATTATGATTGCGATGATAGATTCAGAGATAGTAATTCTATTCACGATCACACCATTATTGGCGGAGAAGCCGATTTCGAAGATGAAAATGACGACAACTTGGTTGGAGATGAGGTCGGTGCAATGATTAGAGTCTAGCCAACCGATAGTCTCTAGATGTTAGTTTTAATTACAatgtaattataaatattaaatgcaTTGCAATCTCATTTGTATGGTTGGAggtagtttagtttattttttatttttaatttatttcatcatttttccgAATGAAATGATGATTtactactttatcttcttgtcGTTAGTCCAATCTTGAATCATATTTCACAAATCACAAATCACCCTTCACAAACTGAATCGAAAATCAACCGTGCAATAATCGTTCTAATGGCGGCCTTAGGCCCCATCGAAGAGCCACCATCGAAAGGGCCGATTTATATAGCTACCACTCATGACCCACCCACCCGCctgctctctctctctatataaaCACATTATTCCCACGCTTTATCTTTCTATAAAGCTTTCCAACTGTGGAGACCGCGTGGAAGGCCTTTCGGGCATCTTTTTCCCGGAGCCGAGGCGTGTCGAAACAGATAAGCATCACAACAATCTCCTTTCAGCTCCTTCAGTTTAATTTATCTTCATTCTCGCGTTGGGTTATTCGCGGGTTTTGATTTTTGTAAGTCCCTTTCTGTCTCTGTTTCTATCTTTCTGATTTGATGTTTATCGCTTGATATTTCCTCGATAGGGGTTGGTTTTGTCGGAGTTTGGCtctttaatgttatttttttggATGGAATTCATTGGGCGTATTTAGCTGGGTTTTAGATCAGAGCTGTGCAATTTGCTTACAGCCTTCTGTTGAAGGGGTTGATTTTTGTTGTGGGTATGATAAGCTAATGTGTCTCGATCTActtttgatgaaaaattgagaATTCGATCTTCTGAGGCCAACGCATCTCATGAGTTTCTTTGTGTAATTCACTTGCGGTTGTTTATTTGCTTGGTTCTTTACGTTCTTTCGGGTGGGGGATGAAGAATTTGAGAGTCAAGACTTCGAAATGATAGATTTGGGATTAAAGTGGGAACACGGAGGAAGAATTTTATTCTGTTGGATGTTCAATTGAAAAACCTCTTTAACTTTGTGCTGCTTAAAATGTTAGTATTTTGGTGTtctttattatcattattattttggtcaagaaagaaacaaaattatattattaattggtaattaattaattaaaaggtcaGAAACTTGGGACTtgattacattaaataaccaaGAAGGTTCAATCCCAAGTCAACCATCCGTTGTAACTGTAACGAGGGAAAATGTACTGGGTTACAGGTACATTtgaattttggggattctttcTGGTCTGTTTTTATCTTTGATAAATAATGAGTCATTGAACTTGCATCCTATTTATGAATTATGAGATGTTCTAAGCAATAACTTTAGCTAATTGAACGTAATATCAAATTGTTAAGCTGCTTTTCCAGAACTGATATTTTCATGTTGTCATTTTTTTCACTTTCGTTTCTGTTGCTATTATCCTCGGTCTTCCTGTCTTGATGCTTGAAAATTCTGAAGTTATCCTTATTGCATTTTGATTGCTGATAGAATGGGTTGTAGAAAGTAAGTTACACAAGGAGAGTTATATGAGCGAGTTGTGTTAATTTCATGTTCTAGCGACCTTCACTCATATGCTTGCTTGTTGTTTGCTTGGAAAAAATTGGAGACGTCTTTTGAACCTGCATGCCTTGCCTGCTTCTCGGTAGACTTCTGAGAATATGGTTTCTTAGGTTATGTCATTCTTATGTGATTGATGTGAACGAAATACATTAAATTCTAATTGCCTGATGAGCTGTTTTTCTTTCAGTTACTCTACTCTGTATCGAGTTTACATCATTGGATGATCTACAATAGTGTTTCCCTCTGAAATATAGAAATATCATCTCTCAAATATGACGTTGCACTATAGATCTACAATAGTGCATTTTTGGATTAGCTGGAGATTTATTGAAATAGATGACGTTTTCTTGTTTATGTAGTAGGCTTGTGTTAGTTGTCTGCTCTAACGTAGCTAGTTTTGGGGCTTCTGATGTGAAAAAACtcaatttggcttgatttttgtATCGCTTATGACTTGTATTGTATTCCTATTGACCACGGCAGTTTTGAGAAGGTCCGTTGCACCATTTTTACATCAGTTGGTAATGGAAGAGTAGAACTACACTAGGGTTGGCTACTTGGTCCCATTTGGATTGCCTCTGTTTGTACTAGAGCTAAGAGATGGACAATTGTACTAGTGTTAGTTCTACTTtctgagaagaaaaaaaaagtgccAGTGTTTGgtctgttttttcttttttttattgagtAATCATTGTTTAGTccttaattgtataatatttGGAATGTTTTGTTCTGGGTGAAATCACCACCAACAGTAGTAGAAGCTGAGATCAATTACTCTTTCTCAAAATTGCTGCATACAAACATCATGGATTGCCTATTGGTAAATGACCTTGATAAAGGGCCAAGAGGTCATAGTTTTATTCCATGGTGGCCACCTATCTAGAATTTAATATCCTACCTACTTTTTTTAAGGTTAGGCAGGTTGTCCTATGAGATTAATCGAGATGCACGTATGCTAGCTTAGACATTCACGaatatcaaaagaaaaagaatgctGCATACCCTGCTATATGAACTTCAATCttactttgaaaaaaaatacatatattgaGAATCATGTAGCAAGTTATCTAATCTGTGCTGTACATTTCAGGCTGACTGAGGAAGTTGGATCATGCAACATGGTTCTTGACAGTGTCCTTTCTTCTCCTAACAGGAGGACCCCGTCATTCCGAAAGTCCTTTCCAAATGAGTTGGGTAGTTGGTCGACTCTTGTGCAGCGACATCACTTTCTGCTGACAGCACTTGCCCTCTTGACTTTTCTTTGCACAATTTACCTTTACTTTGCTGTCACCTTAGGCTCTTCCTCCTCTTGCTTTGGACTGACTGGGACGCAAAAAGCTAAGTGTCAACTGGAGCTTGCAAAGACTTCCATGGCTAAAGGGAAACTGAAAATTCTTTGATACATAGGATTGTGATCCAAAGCATGTCTTTTGTTTGTAGTTCTCAACAATTTGTGTTGAAGACTTGAGAAaacgaaggaaaaaaaatttagtttgGCATACAAGTTTGTGTAGTAAGATGTAAGCAAACTCTCGATACATGATATCTAAGGGGAAAAATGCATTAAtcaatcattttttgttttgcagatttattatgtataagctctaaatgaaaatgaagagaTAATGGTATGTTTGGTGGGAATCTAAGGTGTTTAGATTATTGAATATTCTTTTCGCAGTAAGGTAAGATGCCAAACGCATCAAGAGATTTTTGGACATCTCAAGAGTTTTGGATGTTCTTTTGAAATATGAGTTTTTTGGACTTTTGTGTTGAGTACatctctttttacttttttatcttttttattttcatttcataattaaaataaacataatcgtcattttgaattaatatatattattttgttgataaaaataacaaataaaataataaaactatattaatttgaaaagaaatttgaattaatataaacaaatatgttagatttaatttatattaaattaattataaattaatgaataattaTAAAGACATTCTTGAaatattatgtaaatttaagacaaTCTTGGATAGAAATCTTACAAAACAGACATAATTATTTAAGATCATTCATCCGTCTTCATAAATGAGAATTGAGATGTTGAGTTATGTGCGACAGGATTCTTATGTGTTTTTTAGTTAATCCTAAAATGCCCTCAATAATATCTTAAATTTTGGTCTTCCTATTTTATAGCCTGCAAAATCTCCCCTATTAGTTACCCCTATTTGTTTGAAACTTTGagataatatcaaatatttgtttttaaatctcactattttccatttcttttctctcttttttatgtatttttttttttcaaatctcttATTGTTTCGATTCttccattcttttcttttctttttcctttttctttttgtatttatttcaaatcttatatcaTCCTTATTCATTTTACTTCTTCTTTGATATCtcaaattactcaaattttattctcaatttaatttgattttgaataaaatttgaaatatgtccaaatcttttgaagataaatttgaggacaaaacctaataaaattaaattaaatagaaaatttgtttaatttaacttCCCTAAACCCCTCCATTATTCTCGTCCTCTCCTCTTCTTCTGCACTTTCCTTTCTCTCCTTTTACTCTTCTTTTTCCAacgttttctttctttctttttcttttttccttttaatctttttgtctttctttcttcatttttttttcatctttttttccccaattttcctttttttttctttttctttctttcgtatttttctttatttctttcttttcttttttcttttgatcttttctattttgttttcgTTTTTGCAACAATGCCCCATTGCGTGACCGTCTCCTTGACACACACATGGATGACCCCGGAAAGGTCTATCTATTGTATCACCGCTTGTGCTCGTgcttcctgatcgtcatggaGGCCCtagaaaggcttacaactctcccattcgatcaacCTAGGGATGATCCCGAAAAGGTCTACCTATTGTATCGTCGCTCATGCTCGTGCTTCTTGATCGTCATGGGGGCCCTgaaaaggcttacaactccccCATTCGATCAACCTAAGGACGACCCTGGAAAGGTTTACCTATTATATCGTCGCTCGTGCTCGTACTTCCTGTTCGTCATGGGGGACCCtggaaaggcttacaactccccCATTCGATTGATACCTAGGGACGACCCAAGAAAGGTCTACCTATTGTATCGTTGCGCGTGCTCGTGCTTTCTGGTCATCATGGGGGGTAGGGGGGTAGGGAAGGGGGTGGAAAGACTTACAATTCCCCCATTCAATCGACCTAGGGAccgttgggattggtgtcctaattctcccagagtctcgttgtttgtaattatacacattgtttatgaataaaataactgttattttattctggcatttactcatatccaataaacaaaactccatggttatcttatgtaaacttaaacatgtatatgagatatacaagtggatcatgccttaagtgataacttaaatagtgtagtataaggattaaggtgggatacctgatcctggtgatactacgaatacaacccgctttgtagaggtttgcaagtgttgtaaactactacagatggtagatcctaaccattcatgtggagacatgcgggCGGGGGTACGTACAGTTCCTCTACTCAAGGATTTATTTCTTACTGACAACGTTGTCCACAAGGAGAGATGAACTCCTTACGAGTCGGCACTGAgtggaggttgtttcagtttgttgctgtaggtaggtaaagtttaatttttgttGACAAGAGAACgttatctgttattggataatgttcgtagttcctcatattaagaggaatttaatctcggtttcttatcTTCGTTGAACAAGGAATAATGATATACCGTATcctttctgagaataaagtgtatttttaagaatggaacaAAGAATTGGTTTATGGTTCAATCGGAAAGGTAACTTATATGTTACTAGTTCGTTAGTCTGAtttaaaagccttgtttaacactgaagaTGTTCGTGAATATAGGCAACAAATAGcttaaaagaccaaaggtttctcacTAAGAAAAATGCCCATCTCTGTGCGCATCTACGGTTAGAAGCTTCATtaatcaacctcaataggattgaaatgAAAGTTGGTTGGAAAAGTGGATCTAAAACGAGTTTAGAAGTaaactccttgccggtgtgtgaatcaAATGCTCtaaggtaagatgaccaaacgaccttttactgggaAAAATTTATAGAGCCAGGAgtgaagccttggagcttgtacattttgACCTCTGTGGTTTCAATGAAATGTAGATCTCGAGTGTAGggtatatgaatatttcatctgcATTCTATAGATGATTATTTCAAGGTATGAGTATCTCTACCAATCAATATATGTACATAAGCCCTTgaaacaagttcaaggagtaataaggctgaagttgaaaacttgttaattaagaagataaaaacactacgatctgatcgtaggTGAAGaatatatggacctccaattccagaactaatatgatagaacatgggattgccgTCCAAATCTCGACCCCAAAGGTACACCTCAGCGAATTGAGTTGTATCaggaaaggagaaacagaaccttgtttgGACATGGTTTTGTCTATGTATTGAGTTTATGCTCATCTTCTGATTGACTCATTTTGTGAGTTGTTGCGGTGGAGATTTGCATGTTAATTCTGAACTCAAGTTTCCCTCGAAAAATAGTGGTTTCTGAAAACACCTtatttgagttgtggagaggccgtaaaggtagtttacaacAATTCATGGGATTATGGCTTTGTTcgacacatgtgctggacataCCATAAGAAGTTAGGATTACCGCGTGGAAGGTTTTCCTATTTGTTAACCTACCCAAAGAATACGAGTTGGTGGATACTTCTTATGATCAACGAGTCGCAGAATAATAGTGTTAGTTTCTACAAATTACGTTATCTTTTCTTGTGAAGTAAGGACCAATGAAGGATCATAAGTCACGATAGTAAGCTTCGTTTTGCGTTATGAGGTTATTTCTAAGTGAGACTTGGTCTGTGTTGAGAGTTTTTAATAAAGATCTTGGGTTGAACAAACTTGACAgatctcaacaagagttgtgTTGAGGTCTAGGATACATTCTAGTTCAAAACTTAGCTCAAGTGAGTTTGAGTATTGCAACTCGGATATAATAGTGGAGGGTTATAAAACCCACAACAGATCGCTTAGGTTTGATATCTGAGTCTATTTAATGTCTATTTACGACTGATGGGGTTCGAGATCCATTaccttttaagaaagcaatagaggatgttgaatGGGTTAAAAAGCTCGAAGGTTATGTAAATATCAAATAAGAAACTTACTCTGAAAATTCATAAGGTGTATTGATATAGTATTGTTTAATGCTTAATAGAAATCTCATAAACTTTGAAAGTCCCTGACTATTAgattgagtacttaaactttatgtggagacataaggcTTTGGTCTGGATTCGAGTAATATTGATCATTATAATCTATTAGTATTGAATAAGGTTGGGTTAACTTtaatcgtagtgggagcatttgatgctcatcatttagtaGAAGgcacgcgctagacgatcgtgtagtcagcatgcctcatcgcatagttactaCTTACATGATCATGCGGTATATGATACGAAGgtgctcaacgatcgtttagggatgGTACTTTGCCGCATCGtagtcatttagacgatcgtgtaaggCTTGCGTTGTACagtgtgctagacgatcgcatacctcgAGCTTCATCACTTGGTAAAAGGTATACGAttattactaaatgatcgtttagctctgggagcgttggtaaacgatagaggaaatcatttattttttcgTGTGGACAATCGTGGGAGTTTGGTGCACAATGGTTGGAGACGTGTTGCTTCACCCAGACGGTTCAAGACTtggttcacctgtttgaactGGAAACTCCTTAATTTTGTAATACTAAGCTTTTACTTTTGtggatttgaggcaattttactcggttcatcaacttttgttttttatacatgtgattTATGGTGTTTATCTGGCAaaatgtttgacatatagtttgacttaggttgtgcaatcattcatgcatcatgtattatgatttttataatcttgcatgaagaaattatatgaaagcatgtgcatgcatcatgaaatataagatttatattttgcatgcagtgagcatattcatgcatcattcttttattataagtgttatagtctaagggtgaatggaagcatgttatgCTTGTTTCGTTGCTGTTTTGTACAAgcattatataaaagaagtagcaatgaatgaacaatgcattgagcatgacacttagactgtttataatcgttatgaatgcttGCATGTCTTAGCTTGgcattgtggttttggttgtttccttttataagtgttataaaggaaattagaactaaaatcaataagaaagagatGCATGCAGACTtaaggtgaactcaagttttttaaaagggttttaaaattggattgagatagacctaaattcaaatggttctaaagagttagtaacctagattaatcttttgaaattggtttaataggattaaattttagggaacctacctggaaaggtcaattagatagattttctacaagcatgcgacaattggtcaaagactccattaaagagtttaatagatgatgatcaaaagttgttttaactatccaaggtaaaagttattcttgggaaaacctaaaagtcacttagttaaaatcctcagccgtgttttttctaagtaaactaaaccctaggttataaaatactcagtgggaggaagagatgtatctgatatgtctatgattccacccacgtttctccctgtatgttcacatcataagattcatgcttggcctcgtggtgccctgggagcatcccactttggatggtgtttgctgagtcaatatcaaggtggacggagagaatgtttatagtaagtgggtgaaagggTGTGtttcaacacgtcctatggtctctgtcatttgttcacaccgtgagatcattctgtactccctcgtggcactCGGGGAGTGTTCCCttttggatgggttttgtgcagttggtcaagatcaaggtgaactccagaaatagatagggtcgctttaggttttgcctcaatcgaattttttcccttcagattagctgcttggggcggaactccaaggcctaaaatggcgggtcacacttacgggaggtTGTTAAGTAAGTTTCtaatctcttggccaaatcaatgatggctagtcgttataggaataagagttgttatagtattaatgactggttgagaacttctcaattcagaggagggataaatgacctcccttcggaagcttttatcctaaacctttgaagagtcattgcgaaactagatgtcacacaatgttcatattagttttgctaaaatattattggatgttgtttgtttttcaacgggtatttgcttaatacctaacataggtcaatgtgtttttcttttcagcaactcgttagtatttccgtttagtgcttttaatatgaccAATTACATACAATGGAGAGAATCATGTAGAAcatatttcgtggcaaacgacctcgaatttgtcatggttgaggaatgtcctcaagtccccacccttgatgcaccgtgaaGTGTTTGCAATGCATATGAGTTGTGGATGAAAGCTAATTTATTGGCcagacttcacattttggctaacatacgtGATGTTTTGActaaaagggttgagaacatgatcattgcacgcaagatcatggactcgttgtaAGATTtatttgaacgtcagttcttacttttcgagaaCACAGGGAtagatgacaaaaccagtagtgtcagttgttttgacactaatcccactactctccaaaagaggaggaaagacaataaatctaatttattagacttggagacatgtttggtagagaatgatgattcttcctagATCCTGGATTTGGgtgctaccaaccatgtcagttcctcttaccaaggatttattTCCTGACAAACGTTGTCacaaggagagatgactctacgagtcggcactggtgaggttgtttcagttgttgctgtaggtaggctaaagttatttgttgacaagaaacgttatctgttattggataatgttttcgtagttcctcatattaagaggaatttaatctcggtttcttatcTCGTTGAACAAGGATATACCGtatcttttctgagaataaagtgtatttttaagaatggaacaaagattggttatggttcaatggaaagtaacttatatgtactaagttcgttagtcataaaagccttgtttaacactgaaatgttcggTAAGgcaacaatagctaaaagaccaaaggtttctcctaagaaaaatgccCATCTCTGGCATCTACGGTTAGGtcaaatcaacctcaataggattgagaagttggtgaaaagtggacttctaaagagtttagaagtaaactccttgccggtgtgtgaatcatgcctcgaaggaaagatgaccaaacgaccttttactggaaaaattttatagagccaaggaagccttggagcttgtacattttgacctctgtggttcgatgaatgttagagctcgaggtgggtatgaatatttcatctctttcatagatgattattcaaggtatgagtatctctacctaatgcaacatatgtctgaag
This region includes:
- the LOC120086949 gene encoding uncharacterized protein LOC120086949; translated protein: MVLDSVLSSPNRRTPSFRKSFPNELGSWSTLVQRHHFLLTALALLTFLCTIYLYFAVTLGSSSSCFGLTGTQKAKCQLELAKTSMAKGKLKIL